One genomic region from Candidatus Chlorobium masyuteum encodes:
- the pgsA gene encoding CDP-diacylglycerol--glycerol-3-phosphate 3-phosphatidyltransferase produces MVKDTYQELLTVPNQLTVLRILLVPVFVLLLLQPDPWLQLIGVIVFIFASLTDLYDGYHARKYGVTTRLGAFLDPLADKFLITAAFLLYVWMGYLVLWMAILVIIRDVLITGLRIYAEIKDRPVVTSMEAKYKTLVQNVFVYVIMLLVLMKEPAFSGKDVSRMINSFLLSDYLDYIMLGVTAFTVYTGISYLVSNWKVYLQNPLQNR; encoded by the coding sequence ATTGTGAAAGACACGTACCAGGAACTCCTCACCGTACCCAATCAACTGACCGTCTTGAGGATTCTGCTCGTTCCGGTCTTTGTTCTCCTCCTCCTGCAGCCGGACCCCTGGCTCCAGCTGATCGGAGTCATTGTTTTTATTTTCGCCTCCCTTACGGATCTCTATGATGGCTATCATGCAAGGAAGTATGGCGTGACCACCCGGCTTGGCGCTTTTCTTGATCCGCTTGCCGATAAATTTCTTATTACAGCCGCTTTTCTGCTCTATGTCTGGATGGGCTATCTGGTACTCTGGATGGCGATTCTTGTTATTATCAGGGACGTTCTGATCACAGGACTGAGGATTTATGCCGAAATCAAGGACAGGCCGGTGGTGACAAGTATGGAGGCTAAATATAAAACCCTGGTGCAGAATGTATTTGTCTATGTGATTATGCTGCTGGTGCTGATGAAGGAGCCCGCTTTTTCCGGAAAGGATGTCTCCCGCATGATCAACTCTTTTCTGCTCTCGGACTATCTCGACTATATCATGCTCGGCGTTACAGCTTTTACCGTTTATACCGGCATCTCCTATCTTGTCAGCAACTGGAAGGTTTATCTGCAGAATCCGCTTCAGAACCGGTAA
- a CDS encoding phosphatidylglycerophosphatase A family protein: MKQLAARMLSTCFGIGYFPVAPGTVTSIAAVLAYLVIPGLRELPLLLLMVMLTAAAGVWSGYVMEERYGSDPSIVTIDELSGQWLALAALPAGILPALLALAFFRFFDIAKPGPVDSAQRMPGGWGIMADDLLAGLLANLSVRGVLALLPLFHLSSPL, from the coding sequence ATGAAGCAACTCGCAGCAAGAATGCTCTCCACCTGCTTCGGCATCGGTTATTTTCCGGTTGCTCCGGGTACCGTTACCAGTATTGCGGCCGTGCTTGCCTACCTTGTTATTCCCGGATTGCGTGAACTGCCGCTTCTCCTGCTGATGGTTATGCTGACGGCGGCTGCCGGTGTCTGGTCTGGTTACGTGATGGAAGAGCGTTACGGCAGTGACCCCTCAATTGTAACCATTGATGAGCTTTCCGGTCAGTGGCTTGCCCTTGCCGCACTGCCCGCAGGTATCCTCCCGGCACTTCTGGCCCTCGCTTTTTTCCGCTTTTTTGATATCGCAAAACCGGGTCCCGTCGATTCGGCTCAACGCATGCCGGGAGGCTGGGGTATTATGGCTGATGATCTCCTTGCCGGATTGCTGGCAAATCTTTCAGTTCGGGGTGTGCTTGCGCTGCTCCCGCTTTTTCACCTCTCCTCACCCCTGTAA
- the dxs gene encoding 1-deoxy-D-xylulose-5-phosphate synthase, giving the protein MPESKHIAPIQPMIPLSEINSPEDLKHLSITQLQGVADECRNEVIKLVSVNGGHFASTLGVVELTVALHHVYSTPHDKIIWDVGHQAYVHKILTGRKERMQTNRQYGGLAGFPRISESPHDAFGTGHASTSISAAAGIAAARDLAGGTEKVIAVIGDGSMTGGMAFEAMNHLGDLKSDVLVILNDNQMAISPSTGGLRTHLINITLNKTYNKARKFIWNSISLLNNELGDAAKTAVRKLEDGFKAAFTPGAFFEALGLRYFGPIDGNNMEQLVKALKEMQELPHPKLLHIVTTKGKGFMPAEQNQSKWHAHSGGFDTTTGETLKKADTSLPPKYQEVFGEALVELALKDNRITAITAAMPSGTSLDLFQDALPNRFYDVGIAEGHAVTFAAGLATEGFKPVFAIYSTFLQRAYDQLIHDVAQQNLHVVFAIDRAGLVGEDGPTHHGSFDLSYLHTVPGLVIMAPADEQELRDMLYTALYDLKGPVAIRYPRGNGIGIPLRKNFESVTIGKGQIVREGSGLALLCIGNMTSKGIDVAEALQKEGIDASVVNMRFLKPLDTALIDEVVSRSTHLVVIEENSRIGGLGSAVIDHLNEKGLNKPVLKVALPDAFVTHGSMKELYREIGFDTPTMAENIKRFYRGEER; this is encoded by the coding sequence ATGCCTGAATCAAAGCACATTGCGCCCATACAACCGATGATCCCGCTTTCCGAAATCAATTCTCCGGAAGATCTGAAACACCTCTCTATCACGCAGCTTCAAGGTGTTGCCGATGAGTGCCGAAACGAGGTCATTAAACTCGTCTCGGTCAACGGAGGTCATTTTGCATCAACGCTTGGCGTGGTGGAGCTGACCGTTGCGCTTCATCATGTATACAGCACTCCCCACGACAAAATCATCTGGGATGTCGGCCATCAGGCCTATGTCCATAAAATTCTCACCGGAAGAAAAGAGCGGATGCAGACAAACCGTCAGTACGGCGGTCTTGCCGGATTTCCCAGAATATCGGAAAGTCCGCATGATGCATTCGGTACCGGACACGCCTCGACCTCTATTTCTGCCGCTGCAGGTATCGCCGCAGCAAGAGACCTGGCCGGAGGCACGGAGAAAGTTATCGCCGTTATTGGTGACGGCAGCATGACCGGAGGCATGGCATTTGAAGCCATGAACCACCTCGGAGACCTGAAAAGTGATGTGCTGGTCATCCTGAACGACAACCAGATGGCTATATCTCCAAGTACCGGAGGGCTGAGAACCCATCTCATCAACATCACCCTCAACAAGACCTACAACAAGGCGCGGAAATTCATCTGGAACTCAATCTCCCTGCTCAACAATGAACTGGGCGATGCGGCTAAAACCGCCGTCAGAAAACTGGAGGATGGATTTAAAGCTGCATTCACTCCCGGAGCATTTTTTGAGGCGCTCGGCTTGAGGTATTTCGGCCCGATTGATGGCAATAACATGGAGCAGCTTGTCAAGGCCCTCAAAGAGATGCAGGAACTTCCCCATCCCAAACTGCTGCATATTGTCACGACAAAGGGAAAAGGGTTCATGCCTGCGGAACAGAACCAGAGCAAATGGCATGCTCACAGCGGAGGATTCGATACCACAACCGGTGAAACGCTCAAAAAAGCTGACACATCACTGCCGCCGAAATATCAGGAGGTCTTTGGCGAAGCTCTGGTCGAGCTTGCCCTGAAGGATAACCGGATTACCGCCATAACCGCCGCCATGCCTTCAGGAACTTCACTTGACCTCTTCCAGGACGCACTGCCAAACCGTTTTTATGATGTCGGTATCGCTGAAGGCCATGCCGTAACTTTCGCCGCAGGGCTGGCCACAGAGGGGTTCAAACCGGTTTTTGCGATCTACTCCACCTTTCTTCAGCGCGCCTATGACCAGTTGATCCATGATGTCGCCCAGCAGAATCTGCATGTGGTTTTCGCCATTGACCGAGCCGGACTGGTCGGAGAGGACGGGCCGACCCACCACGGCTCTTTCGATCTCTCCTATCTGCATACCGTACCGGGTCTGGTCATTATGGCTCCGGCAGACGAACAGGAGCTGCGAGATATGCTCTACACTGCCCTCTATGACCTGAAAGGCCCGGTTGCCATCCGTTATCCGAGAGGGAACGGCATCGGAATCCCCTTGCGCAAAAATTTCGAATCCGTTACCATTGGAAAAGGTCAGATTGTGCGCGAAGGCAGCGGTCTCGCGCTGCTCTGTATCGGCAATATGACCTCAAAAGGGATTGACGTTGCCGAAGCACTGCAAAAAGAGGGTATTGATGCCTCAGTCGTCAACATGCGCTTCCTCAAACCACTCGACACCGCTCTCATTGATGAGGTTGTATCCCGATCAACCCATCTGGTTGTAATTGAGGAGAACAGCAGGATCGGCGGACTCGGCAGCGCCGTAATCGACCACCTTAACGAAAAAGGACTCAATAAACCGGTACTGAAAGTTGCGCTTCCTGATGCATTTGTAACCCACGGAAGCATGAAGGAGCTCTACAGGGAGATCGGTTTTGACACACCGACCATGGCAGAGAACATAAAGCGGTTTTACAGGGGTGAGGAGAGGTGA
- a CDS encoding secondary thiamine-phosphate synthase enzyme YjbQ: MQFTTVTIKTRTVKPVEIIDISAEVAAALSASKLDSGQVTIISRHTTAFININEKEEKLLEDMETFLKRLVPKDGNYLHNLNPVDGRDNAHSHLLGLFMNSSETIPFAKGKMLLGEWQSIFLVELDGPRQERSVLVQIAGI; encoded by the coding sequence ATGCAATTCACAACAGTCACCATCAAGACCAGAACCGTCAAACCGGTAGAAATCATCGATATCTCCGCCGAGGTTGCTGCTGCACTTTCGGCTTCAAAACTTGATTCCGGACAGGTAACCATTATAAGCCGTCATACCACCGCATTCATCAATATCAATGAAAAAGAGGAGAAGCTGCTTGAGGATATGGAAACCTTTCTCAAGCGTCTGGTTCCAAAAGACGGTAACTACCTGCACAACCTCAATCCGGTTGATGGTCGCGACAATGCCCACTCCCATCTTCTGGGACTCTTTATGAACAGCTCCGAAACCATTCCCTTTGCAAAAGGAAAGATGCTTCTCGGAGAGTGGCAGTCAATATTTCTTGTTGAGCTCGACGGACCCCGCCAGGAACGAAGCGTTCTTGTGCAGATAGCCGGAATCTGA
- a CDS encoding alpha-amylase family glycosyl hydrolase — protein MFPLVYEINTRIWLKKLSKTHNRSVTLGTVPDEEFDFFSASGFDMVWLMGVWQPSQYSKAIATAHPCLRTTFLEHLVTVHPEDIASSPYAIPSYTVNETLGGKDALTLFRDKLNRRGIKLMLDFVPNHLALDNEWLPEHPEFFIPVSTDEMRHDPESGFEYARDQYLAYGKDPYFPPWTDTLQLNYASKATQSMMTENLFKISELCDGVRCDMAMLILKNVFNKTWSNLSGAMQEEFWSDAIAAVKQRHPDFLFLAESYWSKEWELQQQGFDYAYDKPFYDFITSAPVNTEKLAGHLGAEWGYQKKLCRFIENHDEPRAAGRIGLNNKAAAMVLFATPGMHLLHQDQMEGYRQKIPVQLVRQAAEPENRALAALYKKLFILQKTPLFQEGKIERLDLNLANNSHCLGFHRFTAGEHAFILANFNATGIALEFRHPSIEGITIDMLNILSTTTENKSSGIHGADHSIRVHLSPHEAVVISFRKAQ, from the coding sequence ATGTTCCCTCTCGTATACGAAATCAATACAAGAATCTGGCTAAAAAAACTCAGCAAAACCCATAACCGTTCTGTAACACTCGGAACTGTTCCCGATGAGGAGTTCGACTTCTTTTCTGCATCGGGTTTTGACATGGTCTGGCTGATGGGGGTATGGCAACCCAGTCAGTACAGCAAGGCAATTGCAACCGCACATCCCTGCCTGCGCACCACGTTTCTGGAGCACCTTGTAACCGTTCACCCCGAGGATATAGCATCTTCACCCTACGCCATCCCATCATACACCGTCAATGAAACGCTCGGTGGAAAAGATGCACTAACCCTCTTTCGCGACAAACTTAACCGGCGCGGCATAAAGCTTATGCTCGACTTTGTTCCGAACCATCTTGCACTCGACAATGAATGGCTCCCGGAGCACCCTGAATTTTTCATTCCGGTATCCACCGATGAGATGCGCCATGACCCTGAATCCGGATTTGAATACGCCCGTGACCAATACCTTGCCTACGGCAAAGACCCCTACTTTCCGCCCTGGACCGACACCCTGCAACTCAATTACGCCAGCAAGGCAACGCAGAGCATGATGACCGAAAACCTTTTCAAAATCAGCGAACTCTGCGACGGCGTCAGATGCGATATGGCCATGCTGATTCTGAAAAACGTGTTCAATAAAACCTGGAGCAATCTAAGCGGAGCAATGCAGGAGGAGTTCTGGTCTGATGCCATTGCAGCGGTCAAACAGCGCCACCCCGACTTTCTTTTTCTCGCAGAATCATACTGGAGCAAAGAGTGGGAGCTCCAGCAGCAGGGCTTTGACTACGCCTACGACAAACCCTTTTACGACTTTATCACCAGCGCTCCGGTAAATACTGAAAAACTTGCCGGACATCTTGGTGCCGAATGGGGGTACCAGAAAAAACTCTGCCGGTTCATTGAAAACCATGATGAACCAAGAGCAGCAGGCAGAATAGGCCTGAATAACAAAGCCGCAGCGATGGTTCTCTTCGCAACTCCGGGCATGCATCTCCTGCATCAGGATCAGATGGAGGGGTATCGTCAGAAGATCCCGGTACAGCTTGTCCGGCAAGCTGCTGAACCCGAAAACCGGGCACTTGCAGCACTGTATAAAAAACTTTTTATCCTGCAGAAAACACCGCTCTTTCAGGAGGGGAAAATTGAACGCCTTGACCTGAATCTGGCAAACAACTCACACTGTCTCGGATTTCACCGCTTTACAGCCGGGGAGCACGCCTTCATTCTGGCCAATTTCAATGCCACCGGTATAGCTCTTGAGTTCCGGCATCCTTCGATTGAGGGAATCACCATCGATATGCTGAACATACTCAGCACCACAACCGAAAATAAATCGAGTGGCATTCATGGTGCTGACCACTCCATTCGTGTTCATCTCTCTCCTCATGAAGCGGTGGTCATATCCTTCCGGAAAGCGCAATGA
- a CDS encoding ATP-dependent helicase, which translates to MTDFLHDLNEVQRNAVSATEGPVMVLAGAGSGKTRVITYRIAYLIRNEGVSPNNILALTFTNKAAGEMRHRVDTLLHAGSSSGLWIGTFHSIFARLLRTYIHLIGYDRNFSIFDSDDSKSLIRQAMTELNISQDSVPVNTIQSLISRAKNGFILPAEFHRNAGDYNQQKAAQVYELYTRKLKENNALDFDDLLIKPIELFNEHPEVLEELQDSFRYIMIDEYQDTNKAQYLVAKMLGARHRNIFVVGDDAQSIYSWRGADISNILNFQDDYHDALTFKLVENYRSTGNILKAANSIISRNQRQIKKELISHRNEGDPLTLIEAYNERNEAEKVGDHIRSMRMKQGYEFKSFAVFYRTNAQSRVLEDVMRQSRIPYRIFGSVSFYKRREIKDAVAYLRFILNERDSESLLRIINFPPRKIGDVSIGKLKDFAEREGVSLYEAIRQAEGGGFQARLVTALTSFSTVIESLKEIAENGTVYNVLSELFTLTSIPLLLQAENTPESLARHENLQELLSMARDFSDHNPDAGSLGDFLENISLASDYEETQDSDNYVSLMTVHAAKGLEFPVVFVTGLEERLFPLHGQEPEELEEERRLFYVAVTRAQEKIFLSWAQSRYHYGQPQHCLKSVFISEIDSSIVQTEGGVFLSDRPLRDAPVSSVPSFSRGYQQKQTSPAATQSSSFDKPKPSRSGLRSGITVHHAVFGPGTVLDVQGTGAKQKVRISFRSAGEKTLMVQYANLKIQ; encoded by the coding sequence TTGACGGATTTTTTACATGATCTCAATGAGGTTCAGCGCAATGCTGTAAGCGCGACCGAAGGGCCGGTTATGGTTCTTGCCGGTGCGGGTTCCGGAAAAACAAGGGTGATCACCTACCGTATTGCATATCTTATCCGCAATGAAGGGGTTTCCCCCAATAATATTCTTGCACTTACCTTTACCAACAAGGCGGCAGGGGAGATGCGTCATCGTGTTGATACGCTGCTTCATGCCGGGAGCTCCAGCGGCTTATGGATCGGGACGTTTCATTCGATTTTTGCCCGTCTGCTTCGCACCTATATTCATCTGATCGGTTACGACCGGAACTTTTCGATTTTTGACAGTGACGACAGCAAGAGTCTGATCCGCCAGGCTATGACCGAACTGAATATTTCCCAGGACTCCGTGCCGGTCAATACCATTCAGAGCCTTATCAGCCGGGCGAAAAACGGGTTTATTCTTCCGGCTGAATTTCACCGGAATGCCGGAGACTATAACCAGCAGAAAGCTGCCCAGGTCTACGAACTCTATACAAGGAAGCTCAAAGAGAACAATGCCCTTGATTTTGATGACCTGCTTATCAAGCCGATTGAACTGTTCAACGAGCATCCCGAGGTACTCGAAGAGCTGCAGGACTCCTTCCGTTATATCATGATTGATGAGTATCAGGATACCAACAAGGCCCAGTACCTGGTTGCAAAGATGCTCGGGGCCCGTCACCGCAATATTTTTGTTGTGGGTGATGACGCGCAGTCAATCTACTCATGGCGCGGAGCCGATATTTCCAACATTCTGAACTTTCAGGATGACTATCATGATGCCCTGACCTTCAAGCTTGTAGAGAACTACCGGAGTACGGGCAATATTCTCAAGGCGGCCAACAGCATTATCAGCCGCAATCAGCGGCAGATTAAAAAAGAGCTGATTTCACATCGCAACGAAGGCGATCCGCTGACACTTATTGAAGCATATAATGAGCGCAACGAAGCCGAAAAAGTAGGCGACCATATCCGTTCAATGCGCATGAAACAGGGATATGAGTTCAAAAGCTTTGCTGTGTTTTACCGCACCAATGCCCAGTCGAGGGTGCTTGAGGATGTGATGCGCCAGAGCAGGATTCCCTACAGGATTTTCGGCAGTGTCTCTTTCTACAAAAGGCGAGAGATCAAGGATGCGGTGGCCTATCTTCGTTTTATCCTGAACGAGCGCGACAGCGAATCACTGTTGCGGATCATCAATTTTCCTCCCCGCAAAATCGGGGATGTCAGTATCGGCAAGCTCAAGGATTTTGCTGAAAGAGAGGGTGTAAGCCTCTATGAAGCAATCCGGCAAGCTGAAGGGGGGGGCTTTCAGGCACGTCTTGTGACGGCTCTTACCTCGTTCAGTACGGTTATCGAGTCGCTTAAAGAGATTGCAGAGAACGGGACGGTCTATAATGTTCTCTCGGAGCTCTTTACACTGACCTCCATTCCGCTGCTGCTTCAGGCGGAAAATACTCCTGAATCGCTGGCGCGTCATGAAAACCTTCAGGAGCTGCTCTCCATGGCAAGGGACTTTTCGGATCATAATCCTGATGCAGGCTCACTCGGTGATTTTCTTGAGAATATATCGCTTGCCTCCGATTATGAAGAGACGCAGGATTCAGATAACTATGTTTCTCTTATGACGGTGCATGCCGCCAAAGGACTTGAGTTTCCGGTTGTTTTTGTTACCGGTCTTGAGGAGCGGCTCTTTCCCCTTCACGGCCAGGAACCCGAAGAGCTTGAGGAGGAGCGCAGACTTTTTTATGTTGCGGTTACCAGAGCGCAGGAGAAGATATTTCTCTCATGGGCTCAGAGCCGCTACCACTACGGTCAGCCGCAGCACTGTCTGAAATCAGTGTTTATCAGTGAAATCGACTCATCTATCGTTCAGACAGAGGGCGGGGTTTTTCTCTCGGATCGTCCGCTCAGGGATGCGCCGGTCTCCTCAGTACCATCTTTTTCAAGAGGATACCAGCAGAAGCAGACATCTCCTGCTGCCACTCAGTCGAGTTCCTTTGACAAGCCGAAGCCTTCCCGTTCGGGACTTCGCTCAGGAATCACGGTGCATCATGCGGTTTTCGGGCCCGGAACCGTGCTTGATGTTCAGGGGACAGGGGCAAAGCAAAAAGTCAGGATCAGTTTTCGCAGTGCCGGGGAAAAAACACTGATGGTTCAGTATGCGAATCTCAAAATTCAATAG
- a CDS encoding MJ1255/VC2487 family glycosyltransferase, whose translation MKILFGVQGTGNGHISRSRELVRKLREAGHDVDVIISGRKAEELKEVEIFEPFRVMKGMTLVSHKGKMSYIDTMIQLDLARLMADVALLDTTGTELVITDFDPVTSMAARVRNIPSMGFGHQYAFGYDIPLAHGNILAKFILMNFAPARYNAGLHWHHFNQPIFPPVIPPSLYEKNSKRVINGKVLVYLPFEEIEDITVLMTPFDQFEFYIYGKVSEDRDDGHLHFRTYSRLGFLDDLLECDGVVCNAGFELPGEALHLGKKLLLRPLDGQIEQESNALAMEELGYGMAMHDLDGAVLADWLQLPCREPLRFSKSVDFIAEWIGSGHWEELPKYAAASWS comes from the coding sequence ATGAAGATACTTTTCGGTGTTCAGGGAACCGGAAACGGACATATCAGCCGCAGCCGGGAGCTTGTGCGAAAGCTCAGGGAGGCTGGTCATGATGTTGATGTCATTATCAGCGGCCGAAAAGCCGAAGAGCTGAAGGAGGTCGAGATATTCGAACCCTTCAGGGTGATGAAGGGCATGACGCTGGTTTCGCACAAGGGAAAGATGAGCTATATCGATACCATGATTCAGCTTGATCTGGCTCGACTGATGGCTGATGTCGCACTGCTCGATACCACTGGTACGGAACTTGTCATCACGGATTTTGACCCGGTAACCTCGATGGCGGCAAGAGTGAGAAATATTCCCTCCATGGGATTCGGTCACCAGTATGCTTTCGGTTATGATATTCCGCTGGCTCACGGCAATATTCTTGCGAAGTTTATTTTGATGAATTTTGCCCCTGCCCGCTATAATGCAGGCCTTCACTGGCACCATTTCAATCAGCCCATTTTTCCTCCGGTTATCCCCCCCTCGCTTTATGAGAAAAATTCAAAGCGTGTCATCAATGGAAAAGTTCTTGTCTATCTCCCTTTTGAGGAGATTGAGGATATTACCGTGTTGATGACTCCGTTTGACCAGTTCGAGTTTTACATATACGGCAAGGTGAGTGAAGATCGTGATGATGGTCATCTGCATTTCAGAACCTACTCCCGCCTGGGCTTTCTGGATGACCTTCTCGAATGTGACGGTGTTGTTTGCAATGCCGGTTTTGAGCTTCCGGGCGAGGCGCTTCATCTCGGCAAAAAGCTCCTGCTCAGACCGCTTGACGGTCAGATCGAACAGGAGTCCAATGCACTTGCCATGGAGGAGCTTGGTTATGGTATGGCGATGCACGATCTTGACGGTGCTGTGCTTGCCGACTGGCTGCAGCTGCCATGCCGGGAGCCGTTGCGCTTCTCAAAATCAGTGGACTTTATTGCTGAATGGATAGGCAGCGGCCATTGGGAGGAGCTTCCGAAATATGCTGCTGCCTCCTGGAGTTGA
- a CDS encoding nitroreductase family protein: protein MMQFRELVTNSRSYRRFDGSYPVSEEVVRELVELACYTPSAKNLQPLKFIPVCDPETAALLYPSLSWAGYLPDWPGPAEGERPPAYIVMLGDKEISQDFGTDSGVAAQTILLGATASGLGGCIIAALDRNRMKELLKIPERFSILMVLALGKPQETVVIDQMADQDSVRYYRDRYGVHHVPKRMPDEVLLKFY from the coding sequence ATGATGCAATTCAGGGAGCTTGTAACCAACAGCCGCAGCTACAGAAGATTTGATGGCAGTTATCCGGTTTCCGAAGAGGTGGTTCGGGAGCTTGTTGAGCTTGCATGCTACACGCCTTCAGCCAAAAACCTTCAGCCGCTGAAATTCATACCGGTGTGTGATCCTGAAACCGCCGCGTTGCTTTACCCTTCGCTCTCCTGGGCGGGCTATCTTCCGGACTGGCCAGGCCCTGCAGAGGGCGAGCGTCCGCCTGCCTATATCGTAATGCTTGGTGACAAGGAGATCAGTCAGGATTTCGGCACCGACAGCGGTGTCGCTGCTCAAACCATTCTGCTTGGCGCAACAGCGTCAGGGCTCGGCGGATGTATCATTGCTGCTCTTGACCGTAACCGTATGAAGGAGCTGCTGAAGATTCCCGAACGTTTTTCCATACTGATGGTGCTCGCTCTCGGGAAGCCTCAGGAGACCGTTGTCATTGACCAGATGGCCGATCAGGATTCTGTTCGCTACTATCGTGACCGCTACGGAGTTCATCATGTTCCCAAGAGAATGCCCGATGAAGTGCTTCTGAAGTTTTATTAA
- the aat gene encoding leucyl/phenylalanyl-tRNA--protein transferase, which yields MIRIDELLRAYRQGFFPMADPDDGKTYWCRPHKRALFSLEAYRPSRDVQRLLRKNEFSVTFDRDFDGVISGCAAPRKNDPETWISTDIIEVYRKLFRLGLAHSVESRYQGELVGGLYGLAIGGAFFGESMFSLRSYASRVAFDRLVYHLRLKGYLLLDAQIMNPHLRKLGAVEIEHDEFMVQLDHALRKKIVFL from the coding sequence ATGATTCGCATCGACGAACTGCTTCGGGCCTACCGCCAGGGCTTTTTCCCCATGGCTGATCCGGATGATGGTAAAACATACTGGTGCAGGCCTCACAAAAGGGCACTCTTTTCACTTGAAGCCTACCGCCCGTCTCGTGATGTTCAGCGCCTCCTGAGAAAAAATGAGTTCAGTGTGACATTTGACCGTGATTTCGACGGGGTGATCAGCGGGTGTGCAGCCCCAAGAAAAAACGACCCGGAAACCTGGATTTCCACCGACATTATTGAGGTATACCGCAAGCTTTTCCGGCTTGGGCTGGCACACAGTGTGGAAAGCCGGTATCAGGGTGAACTGGTCGGCGGACTCTACGGGCTTGCCATTGGGGGGGCGTTTTTCGGGGAGTCGATGTTTTCTCTTCGTTCCTATGCCTCCAGGGTAGCATTTGATCGCCTCGTTTACCATCTGAGATTGAAGGGGTATCTCCTGCTTGACGCCCAGATCATGAATCCTCATCTCAGAAAACTTGGCGCTGTTGAAATAGAGCATGATGAGTTTATGGTTCAACTTGATCATGCACTCCGCAAAAAGATAGTGTTTCTCTAA
- a CDS encoding ArsA family ATPase: MLSRDLTESQSLPRIIIYSGKGGTGKTTVSSSTAVSLARQNKKVLIMSSDPAHSLSDVFDVKISRNDPQKIENNLYGLEVDTIYELKKHMSGFQKFVSTSYKNKGIDSGMATELTTQPGLDEIFALSRLLDEAQSGRWDAIVLDTSPTGNTLRLLAYPEIIIGGNMGKQFFKLYKSMSSLARPLSGNSIPDDDFFNEVNVLLKQMEDINKFILSPEVSFRLVLNPEKLSILETKRAYTFVHLYGINVDGIVINKILPTSKTVGEYFEFWADLHSKYLMEIDNSFYPTPVFRCQLQRTEPIGADALYEISKLVFGEQVPDKIFYSGKNFWIESKKNPATEDHREILCIRIPFLKDAEDVSVERMGTDIVVTVDRAQRIITLPRALYSLEMEEYLREDNLLRVIFKEQPSEKEDSELNVNKNMLDKLRSMRRLKI; this comes from the coding sequence ATGTTGTCGAGGGATTTAACAGAAAGCCAGTCACTGCCCAGAATTATCATCTACTCGGGAAAAGGGGGGACTGGAAAAACCACGGTTTCATCATCTACGGCAGTTTCATTGGCCCGGCAGAACAAGAAAGTGCTGATCATGTCGAGTGATCCGGCTCACTCACTGTCGGATGTTTTTGATGTCAAGATCAGCCGCAACGACCCGCAGAAAATCGAGAACAACCTCTACGGTCTTGAGGTTGATACGATCTATGAGCTTAAAAAGCACATGTCCGGTTTTCAGAAATTTGTCTCGACATCCTATAAAAACAAGGGGATTGACAGCGGAATGGCTACCGAGCTGACCACCCAGCCGGGTCTTGACGAGATTTTTGCCTTGAGCCGCCTGCTTGATGAAGCGCAGTCGGGCAGATGGGACGCTATTGTGCTGGATACTTCGCCTACCGGCAACACCCTTCGCCTGCTTGCCTATCCCGAGATCATTATTGGCGGAAACATGGGCAAGCAGTTTTTCAAGCTCTATAAAAGTATGTCTTCGCTGGCCCGCCCGTTGAGCGGAAACTCCATACCCGATGATGATTTTTTCAACGAGGTCAATGTGCTGCTCAAGCAGATGGAGGATATCAACAAATTTATCCTCAGTCCCGAGGTCAGCTTCCGTCTGGTGCTCAATCCGGAGAAGCTCTCCATTCTTGAGACCAAACGGGCCTATACCTTTGTGCATCTCTACGGGATCAATGTTGACGGTATCGTTATCAACAAGATTCTTCCGACATCAAAAACCGTTGGCGAATATTTTGAATTCTGGGCTGATCTGCACAGCAAATACCTGATGGAGATCGACAACTCATTCTATCCTACTCCCGTTTTCCGCTGTCAGCTGCAGAGGACCGAGCCGATCGGCGCCGATGCCCTCTACGAGATCAGCAAGCTGGTGTTCGGTGAGCAGGTGCCTGACAAGATTTTCTATTCCGGCAAGAACTTCTGGATAGAGAGTAAAAAAAATCCGGCAACCGAAGATCATCGTGAAATTCTCTGTATCAGAATTCCTTTTCTCAAGGATGCTGAAGATGTCAGCGTTGAGCGGATGGGTACTGATATTGTGGTGACTGTTGACCGGGCCCAGAGGATTATTACCCTGCCAAGAGCACTCTACAGTCTTGAGATGGAGGAGTACCTCCGGGAGGATAATCTTTTACGTGTCATCTTCAAGGAGCAGCCTTCCGAGAAGGAGGATTCCGAGCTGAATGTCAATAAAAATATGCTTGACAAGCTCCGCTCCATGAGGCGATTGAAGATATAG